In a genomic window of Ralstonia nicotianae:
- a CDS encoding methylated-DNA--[protein]-cysteine S-methyltransferase: MPSPFDAVLEAPFGKLGVRVVEGALWEIVYLPDSARTVDSADPLIRRLAHQLDAYYDDADAVFDVPLTHTGTGFQHRVWDAICAVPRGAVTTYGTLAKQIRSAPRAVCQACGANWYPILIPCHRVVSASGIGGFSNHDEDGFHLNVKRWLLRHEGVMLA; the protein is encoded by the coding sequence ATGCCATCCCCGTTCGACGCCGTTCTGGAAGCGCCCTTCGGCAAGCTGGGCGTGCGCGTGGTCGAGGGCGCCCTGTGGGAGATCGTCTACCTGCCTGACAGCGCGCGCACCGTCGACTCGGCGGACCCGTTGATCCGCCGGCTGGCGCATCAGCTCGATGCCTACTACGACGATGCCGATGCCGTGTTCGACGTGCCGCTCACGCACACCGGCACCGGCTTCCAGCACCGCGTGTGGGACGCCATCTGCGCGGTGCCGCGCGGCGCCGTCACCACCTACGGCACCCTCGCCAAGCAGATCCGCAGCGCACCGCGCGCCGTGTGCCAGGCGTGCGGCGCGAACTGGTATCCGATCCTCATCCCCTGCCACCGCGTGGTGAGCGCCTCGGGCATCGGCGGCTTCTCCAACCACGATGAGGACGGGTTCCACCTGAACGTCAAGCGCTGGCTGCTGCGCCACGAAGGCGTGATGCTGGCATGA
- the xerD gene encoding site-specific tyrosine recombinase XerD codes for MTQAAPETLPPSSTEAIQRFCDALWLEDGLARNTLDAYRRDLTLYAQWLAGRGKALDQTEDVDLSDYFAARHEDSLASTANRRRTVFKRFFQWALREHVVSADPTRLLSTAKQPPRVPKTLSEAQVEALIAAPDVDAPLGLRDRAMIELMYASGLRVSEIVALKTVEIGLNEGVVRVIGGKGGKDRLVPFGAEAGDWLRRYLRDGRTALLGERTADALFVTARGDGMTRQAFWYLIKRYAQRADIHAPLSPHTLRHAFATHLLNHGADLRVVQMLLGHADISTTQIYTHVARERLRTLHAQHHPRG; via the coding sequence ATGACCCAGGCCGCCCCCGAAACCCTGCCCCCGAGCAGCACGGAGGCGATCCAGCGCTTCTGCGACGCGCTGTGGCTCGAGGACGGCCTCGCCCGCAACACGCTCGATGCCTACCGGCGCGACCTGACGCTCTACGCGCAGTGGCTCGCCGGGCGCGGCAAGGCGCTCGACCAGACCGAGGACGTCGACCTCTCCGACTACTTCGCCGCCCGCCACGAAGACAGCCTCGCCTCCACCGCCAACCGGCGGCGCACGGTGTTCAAGCGCTTCTTCCAATGGGCCTTGCGCGAGCACGTGGTCAGCGCCGACCCGACGCGCCTGCTGTCGACCGCCAAGCAGCCGCCGCGCGTTCCCAAGACGCTGTCCGAGGCGCAGGTCGAGGCGCTGATCGCCGCGCCCGATGTCGACGCCCCGCTCGGCCTGCGCGACCGCGCCATGATCGAGCTGATGTATGCGAGCGGCCTGCGCGTGTCGGAGATCGTCGCGCTCAAGACCGTCGAGATCGGCCTGAACGAGGGTGTGGTGCGCGTGATCGGCGGCAAGGGCGGCAAGGACCGGCTGGTGCCGTTCGGCGCCGAGGCCGGCGACTGGCTGCGGCGCTACCTGCGCGACGGCCGCACCGCGCTGCTGGGCGAGCGCACCGCCGATGCGCTGTTCGTCACCGCGCGCGGCGACGGCATGACGCGCCAGGCCTTCTGGTACCTGATCAAGCGCTATGCCCAGCGCGCCGACATCCACGCGCCGCTGTCGCCGCACACGCTGCGGCACGCCTTCGCCACGCACCTGCTCAACCACGGCGCCGACCTGCGCGTGGTGCAGATGCTGCTCGGCCACGCCGACATCTCCACCACGCAGATCTACACCCATGTCGCGCGCGAGCGGCTGCGCACCCTGCATGCACAGCACCATCCGCGCGGATAG
- the tsaE gene encoding tRNA (adenosine(37)-N6)-threonylcarbamoyltransferase complex ATPase subunit type 1 TsaE — protein sequence MPPVPTVPPAAAPAGPTEPLAERTVPLVDEAATAVFGAAFAQAVRALGPRPLQVQLSGDLGAGKTTLSRAILHGLGHTGRVRSPTYTLVEPYEVPGASGTQKVYHFDLYRFVDPEEWTDAGFRDCFAEPALCLVEWPEKAQALLGTPDLHIALAVDTVHETYDDGVEHAPRLARLSARTPTGLQLLQLLPPC from the coding sequence ATGCCTCCTGTGCCCACCGTGCCGCCCGCCGCCGCTCCCGCCGGCCCGACCGAACCGCTCGCCGAGCGCACCGTGCCGCTTGTTGATGAGGCCGCCACCGCCGTGTTCGGCGCGGCCTTCGCGCAGGCCGTGCGGGCGCTGGGTCCGCGGCCCCTGCAGGTCCAGCTCTCGGGCGACCTGGGCGCGGGCAAGACCACGCTGTCGCGCGCCATCCTGCACGGCCTGGGCCACACCGGCCGCGTGCGCAGCCCCACCTATACGCTGGTCGAGCCCTACGAGGTGCCCGGAGCTTCCGGCACGCAGAAGGTCTACCACTTCGACCTGTACCGTTTCGTCGATCCCGAGGAATGGACCGACGCGGGCTTTCGCGACTGCTTCGCCGAGCCCGCGCTGTGCCTGGTCGAATGGCCCGAGAAGGCGCAGGCGCTGCTCGGCACGCCCGACCTGCACATCGCCCTGGCCGTCGACACGGTGCACGAAACCTACGACGACGGCGTTGAACACGCACCACGCCTCGCGCGCCTGAGCGCACGCACGCCGACCGGCCTTCAACTGTTGCAACTGCTGCCCCCATGCTGA
- a CDS encoding bile acid:sodium symporter family protein — MKIPFLSRIDGFIRAMLVMVLLALLFPSLGASAGPLHLDIVTVLGVSLVFFLHGAALSREKIVEGARNWRLHLFVQSCTFVLFPLIGAAILVACKPFIPAELLLGVFYLCALPSTVSSSVAMTAMAKGNVPAAIFNATISGLIGMVATPLLMSFVIQASGAELPVGKALLGVAEQLLLPFVLGQLLRPAIGGFITRYKAIINKVDRAVILLIVFNSFADSTHAGVWSKYPWETIVAVAIMSGALLFVVLGATTWIARRFGFGLADEITAVFCGSKKSLANGVPMAKILFAGNPALGLIVLPIMIYHQLQLIVCSTLARRYADRIAHAEDRAADRAGQPA; from the coding sequence ATGAAGATCCCCTTCCTTTCCCGCATCGACGGCTTCATCCGCGCCATGCTGGTGATGGTCCTGCTGGCCCTGCTGTTCCCGTCGCTGGGCGCGAGCGCGGGGCCGCTGCACCTCGATATCGTCACCGTGCTGGGGGTGTCGCTGGTGTTCTTCCTGCACGGCGCGGCGCTGTCGCGCGAGAAGATCGTCGAAGGCGCGCGCAACTGGCGCCTGCACCTGTTCGTGCAGAGCTGCACGTTCGTCCTGTTCCCGCTGATCGGCGCGGCGATCCTGGTCGCATGCAAGCCCTTCATCCCGGCCGAGCTGCTGCTGGGCGTGTTCTACCTGTGCGCGCTGCCGTCCACGGTGTCGTCGTCGGTGGCGATGACCGCGATGGCCAAGGGGAACGTGCCGGCCGCCATCTTCAATGCCACCATCTCGGGCCTGATCGGCATGGTGGCCACGCCGCTGCTGATGAGCTTCGTGATCCAGGCCTCCGGCGCGGAGCTGCCGGTCGGCAAGGCACTGCTGGGCGTGGCCGAGCAGTTGCTGCTGCCCTTCGTGCTGGGCCAGCTGCTGCGCCCGGCCATCGGCGGCTTCATCACGCGGTATAAGGCGATCATCAACAAGGTCGATCGCGCGGTGATCCTGCTGATCGTCTTCAACTCGTTCGCCGATTCGACACATGCGGGCGTGTGGTCGAAGTATCCGTGGGAGACCATCGTCGCCGTGGCGATCATGAGCGGCGCGCTGCTGTTCGTGGTGCTGGGCGCGACGACGTGGATCGCGCGGCGCTTCGGCTTCGGCCTGGCCGATGAGATCACCGCCGTGTTCTGCGGCTCGAAGAAGAGCCTGGCCAACGGCGTGCCGATGGCGAAGATCCTGTTTGCCGGCAACCCGGCGCTGGGCCTGATCGTGCTGCCGATCATGATCTATCACCAACTGCAGCTGATCGTCTGCTCGACGCTGGCGCGCCGGTACGCGGATCGCATCGCGCACGCGGAAGACCGGGCCGCCGACCGCGCCGGCCAGCCCGCCTGA
- a CDS encoding chalcone isomerase family protein: MFSTRAFIRRALRFAARARSLGTPRAWRRGVAGAALLAACAWPAWAAADIEGVRFDEAVRLAGHELPLNGTGLRSFFMIKGYVAGLYLPERAKNAAVILGMKGPKRLQIHPLRDVGADTFIHALVDGIHRNQTEAQVRKLADRLRQLEDAMRKIGATRRGDTINVDYTPQAGTVLSVNGVARGRPIPGEDFYQAVLRIFIGDDPVDRDLKSGLLGT, translated from the coding sequence ATGTTTTCCACCCGCGCTTTCATCCGCCGCGCGCTGCGTTTTGCTGCGCGTGCCCGCTCCCTCGGCACGCCGCGCGCATGGCGCCGGGGCGTAGCCGGCGCCGCGCTGCTCGCCGCATGCGCCTGGCCGGCATGGGCGGCCGCGGACATCGAGGGCGTGCGCTTCGACGAGGCGGTGCGCCTGGCCGGCCACGAGCTGCCGCTCAACGGCACGGGGCTGCGCTCGTTCTTCATGATCAAGGGCTACGTGGCCGGGCTATACCTGCCCGAGCGGGCCAAGAACGCCGCCGTGATCCTCGGCATGAAGGGGCCGAAGCGGCTGCAGATCCATCCGCTGCGCGACGTCGGCGCCGACACCTTCATCCACGCGCTCGTCGATGGCATCCACCGCAACCAAACCGAGGCGCAGGTGCGCAAGCTGGCCGACCGCCTGAGGCAGCTGGAAGACGCGATGCGCAAGATCGGCGCGACCCGCCGCGGCGACACCATCAACGTCGACTACACGCCCCAGGCCGGCACGGTCCTCTCGGTCAACGGCGTGGCGCGCGGCCGGCCGATTCCCGGCGAAGACTTCTACCAGGCCGTGCTGCGCATCTTCATCGGCGACGACCCGGTCGACCGCGACCTCAAAAGCGGACTGCTCGGCACCTGA
- a CDS encoding CoA-acylating methylmalonate-semialdehyde dehydrogenase produces the protein MHPAFTSDADVGHYINGARLPGRSGRFQDVFNPAAGKAARRVALAEADEVNQAVAAAKAAFPAWADTSPIRRARVLHRFLQLMNEHRDALAAIITAEHGKVFSDAQGEVARGIDIIEFACGIPQLLKGDYTDQVSTGIDNWTMRQPLGVVAGITPFNFPCMVPCWMFPVAIAAGNTFVLKPSERDPSASLFIADLLMRAGLPAGVFNVVQGGKPAVDTLLDHPDVQAVSFVGSTPIAAYVQQRGVQAGKRVQALGGAKNHLVVMPDANLDQAVDALIGAAYGSAGERCMATSIAVLVGDVADRIVPALAERARTLVVGDGMMPDVEMGPIVTREALQRIEGYVEQGVAEGAKLVVDGRGLRVPGREQGFFTGGTLFDHVTPSMRIYQEEIFGPVLGCVRVKDFAEAVSLINAHEYGNGVACYTSDGGIAREFARRIQVGMVGINVPIPVPMAWHGFGGWKKSLFGDMHAYGEEGVRFYTRQKSVMQRWSSSIGKGAEFAMPTAK, from the coding sequence ATGCACCCCGCCTTCACCTCCGACGCAGACGTCGGCCACTACATCAACGGCGCGCGACTGCCTGGCCGCAGCGGTCGCTTCCAGGACGTGTTCAATCCCGCTGCCGGCAAGGCCGCCCGGCGCGTCGCGCTGGCCGAAGCGGACGAGGTGAACCAGGCCGTCGCCGCCGCGAAGGCCGCCTTTCCCGCCTGGGCCGACACGTCGCCGATCCGGCGCGCGCGCGTACTGCATCGCTTTCTGCAACTGATGAACGAGCATCGCGACGCGCTCGCGGCCATCATTACCGCCGAGCACGGCAAAGTGTTCTCGGATGCGCAGGGCGAGGTGGCTCGCGGCATCGACATCATCGAGTTCGCCTGCGGCATTCCGCAGTTGCTCAAGGGCGACTACACCGATCAGGTCAGCACCGGCATCGACAACTGGACGATGCGCCAGCCGCTGGGTGTCGTAGCCGGCATCACGCCGTTCAACTTTCCGTGCATGGTGCCGTGCTGGATGTTCCCGGTGGCGATTGCGGCGGGCAACACCTTCGTGCTCAAGCCGAGCGAGCGCGACCCGTCGGCATCGCTGTTCATCGCCGATCTGCTGATGCGGGCCGGCCTGCCCGCCGGCGTCTTCAACGTCGTGCAAGGCGGAAAGCCGGCGGTCGATACGCTGCTCGACCATCCCGACGTGCAGGCGGTCAGCTTCGTCGGCTCCACGCCGATCGCGGCCTACGTCCAGCAGCGCGGCGTGCAGGCGGGCAAGCGCGTGCAGGCGCTCGGCGGCGCCAAGAACCATCTGGTCGTGATGCCCGACGCGAACCTCGACCAGGCGGTCGACGCCCTGATCGGCGCGGCCTACGGCTCGGCGGGCGAGCGCTGCATGGCGACCAGCATCGCGGTGCTGGTCGGCGACGTGGCCGACCGCATCGTGCCGGCGCTGGCCGAACGCGCCCGCACACTCGTCGTCGGCGACGGCATGATGCCCGACGTGGAGATGGGGCCGATCGTCACCCGCGAAGCACTGCAGCGCATCGAAGGCTACGTTGAACAGGGCGTGGCCGAAGGCGCGAAGCTGGTGGTCGACGGGCGCGGCCTGCGCGTGCCCGGCCGTGAGCAAGGCTTCTTCACCGGCGGCACGCTGTTCGACCACGTCACACCGTCGATGCGGATCTACCAGGAGGAAATCTTCGGCCCGGTGCTGGGCTGCGTGCGCGTGAAGGACTTCGCCGAGGCGGTATCGCTGATCAATGCCCACGAATACGGCAACGGCGTCGCCTGCTACACCAGCGACGGCGGCATCGCACGCGAGTTCGCGCGCCGCATCCAGGTCGGCATGGTGGGCATCAACGTGCCGATCCCGGTACCAATGGCCTGGCACGGCTTCGGCGGCTGGAAGAAGAGCCTGTTCGGCGACATGCATGCGTATGGCGAAGAAGGCGTGCGCTTCTATACGCGGCAGAAGTCGGTCATGCAGCGCTGGTCGTCCAGTATCGGCAAGGGCGCCGAGTTCGCCATGCCGACCGCCAAATAG
- a CDS encoding N-acetylmuramoyl-L-alanine amidase, whose amino-acid sequence MLIKHLPTDQPDDSHLPSQARRQWLSRMARAGAGTVVLSLAGPQIAFGANIVAVRVWPAQDYTRVTIESDTALSATHQLVADPDRLVVDIDGLDLNPTLRELVAKITPNDPYIRQVRVGQNRPRVVRLVFDLKESVNPQVFTLLPIAGYRNRLVFDLYPANPLDPLMQLVRATEDKQQRFIASGGAPMPAPAEDDDPIAALARRSAGSPASAATRPAADGRPALANRAPSRKPASPAADNPPALANAPMSPPLAIEPEPPVPRGAAAGPRMRRLLTVAIDPGHGGEDPGATGSAGTHEKDVVLSVARLLRAKIDAQPNMRAMMTRDADYFVPLNVRVQKARRVQADLFVSIHADAFLSPEAKGASVFALSERGASSAQAKWLANKENAADMIGGANLGSKDAQVTRVLLDLSTTAQISDSMKVGRSVLEQIGGINRLHKGQVEQAGFAVLKAPDIPSILIETAFISNPEEESKLTDSAYQNQLAEAILRGIRAYFAKNPPLSRNPGV is encoded by the coding sequence ATGCTGATCAAGCATCTGCCGACCGACCAACCGGACGATTCCCACCTGCCCAGCCAGGCGCGCAGGCAATGGCTGTCGCGCATGGCCCGGGCGGGCGCCGGGACGGTCGTCCTCAGCCTGGCCGGTCCGCAGATCGCCTTCGGCGCCAACATCGTGGCGGTGCGCGTGTGGCCGGCGCAGGATTACACGCGCGTGACCATCGAGTCGGACACCGCGCTGTCGGCCACGCACCAGCTGGTGGCGGACCCAGACCGCCTGGTTGTCGACATCGACGGCCTTGACCTGAACCCGACGCTGCGCGAGCTGGTGGCCAAGATCACGCCGAACGATCCGTACATCCGCCAGGTGCGCGTGGGCCAGAACCGGCCGCGCGTGGTGCGCCTGGTGTTCGACCTGAAGGAGAGCGTCAATCCGCAGGTGTTCACGCTGCTGCCGATCGCCGGCTATCGCAACCGGCTGGTGTTCGACCTGTATCCGGCCAATCCGCTTGACCCGCTGATGCAGCTGGTGCGCGCGACCGAAGACAAGCAGCAGCGCTTCATCGCCTCGGGCGGCGCGCCGATGCCGGCACCGGCCGAGGACGACGATCCCATCGCCGCGCTGGCGCGCCGCAGCGCCGGCAGCCCGGCGTCCGCGGCCACGCGGCCGGCCGCGGATGGGCGTCCGGCGTTGGCCAATCGCGCGCCGTCGCGCAAGCCCGCGTCGCCCGCCGCCGACAATCCGCCGGCGCTGGCCAACGCGCCGATGTCGCCGCCGCTGGCGATCGAACCCGAGCCGCCGGTGCCGCGCGGCGCGGCTGCCGGTCCGCGCATGCGCCGGCTGCTGACGGTGGCGATCGATCCCGGCCACGGCGGCGAAGACCCGGGCGCCACCGGCAGCGCCGGCACGCACGAGAAGGACGTGGTGCTGTCGGTCGCCCGCCTGCTGCGCGCCAAGATCGACGCCCAGCCCAACATGCGCGCCATGATGACGCGCGACGCCGACTACTTCGTGCCGCTCAACGTGCGCGTGCAGAAGGCGCGCCGCGTGCAGGCCGACCTGTTCGTCTCCATCCACGCCGATGCCTTCCTGTCGCCGGAGGCGAAGGGGGCATCGGTGTTTGCGCTGTCCGAGCGCGGCGCCTCCAGCGCCCAGGCCAAGTGGCTCGCCAACAAGGAGAACGCGGCGGACATGATCGGCGGGGCCAACCTGGGCTCCAAGGATGCGCAGGTCACGCGCGTGCTGCTGGACCTGTCGACCACCGCGCAGATCAGCGACAGCATGAAGGTCGGCCGGTCGGTGCTGGAGCAGATCGGCGGCATCAACCGCCTGCACAAGGGACAGGTCGAGCAGGCCGGGTTTGCGGTGCTGAAGGCGCCGGACATTCCGTCGATCCTGATCGAGACGGCGTTCATCAGCAACCCGGAAGAAGAGTCCAAGCTCACCGACAGCGCCTACCAGAACCAGCTGGCCGAGGCGATCCTGCGCGGCATCCGCGCCTACTTCGCCAAGAACCCGCCGCTGTCGCGCAATCCGGGCGTGTGA
- a CDS encoding LysR family transcriptional regulator, whose product MNLKNIQTLLPHIHSLTVLATTNSFTAAAQRLGISKAAMSQRIADLEKAAAVPLVRRTTRSVRLTEAGQTLVDSTRDAYETIAVHFARVKDLAGEPRGLVRVTVPVALGRQQIVPLLPAFLQRYPGVRIELDLSDRLHSLTQEGFDLAIRHVTAAPETHVAWTLCRTQAVLVASRDYLARRGTPEHPQALVDHDCLYYLRGNEPAAWSFEPRGRKRGRVSVPIRGCFAANNSEAMREAALGGLGIALLPDFSAQHDIDAGRLVPVLEAWRPVGVFGEQILAIRPYSPVVPSAVSALVQHLRTQLAGGFSGPPRGGAAG is encoded by the coding sequence ATGAATCTGAAAAATATCCAGACGCTGCTGCCGCACATCCATTCGCTGACGGTGCTCGCGACGACGAACAGCTTCACCGCCGCGGCCCAACGTCTGGGCATCAGCAAGGCGGCCATGAGTCAGCGCATTGCCGACCTCGAGAAGGCGGCAGCGGTGCCGCTGGTGCGACGGACGACGCGCAGCGTACGCCTGACCGAGGCCGGGCAGACGCTGGTCGACAGCACGCGCGACGCCTACGAGACGATCGCCGTGCATTTCGCGCGCGTGAAGGATCTGGCCGGCGAGCCGCGCGGGCTCGTGCGCGTGACCGTGCCGGTCGCGCTCGGCCGGCAGCAGATCGTGCCGCTGCTGCCGGCCTTCCTGCAGCGCTACCCCGGCGTGCGCATTGAGCTGGACCTGTCGGATCGGTTGCACTCGCTCACGCAGGAGGGCTTTGACCTGGCGATCCGTCATGTGACGGCTGCGCCGGAAACGCACGTCGCCTGGACGCTGTGCCGGACGCAAGCCGTGCTCGTGGCCAGCCGGGATTACCTGGCGCGGCGCGGCACGCCCGAGCATCCGCAGGCGCTGGTGGATCACGATTGTCTGTATTACCTGCGCGGCAATGAGCCGGCGGCGTGGAGCTTCGAACCGCGTGGCCGAAAGCGCGGCCGCGTCAGCGTGCCCATCCGCGGCTGCTTTGCCGCCAACAACAGCGAGGCGATGCGCGAGGCGGCGCTCGGCGGGCTTGGCATCGCGCTGTTGCCGGACTTCAGTGCTCAACACGACATCGATGCGGGCCGGCTCGTGCCGGTGCTTGAAGCGTGGCGACCGGTCGGGGTGTTTGGCGAGCAGATCCTTGCCATCCGGCCGTACAGCCCGGTCGTGCCGAGCGCTGTCAGCGCGCTGGTGCAGCACTTGCGCACGCAGCTTGCCGGGGGTTTTTCGGGGCCGCCGCGGGGTGGAGCGGCGGGCTGA
- a CDS encoding LysR family transcriptional regulator: MNVTLRQLRVFLAVARAHSFSRAGDTIGLTQPAVSRSISELEGELGLKLLDRTTREVVLTEVGRSLATALERLVADLDDTLHQARQVGEQRRGRVVVASSPTVSTRLMPLYVAECAKRYPDIRMIVRDSVQVDTLQLIRGGGADFGVVIEPLDTEGLWTEPLLTDPFCLVCRRDHPFARRGSVRWKELHRTAIVLLDHASGSRPLLDRIFLRHGVQPDVAQEMGHTAAVFGMVEAGIGAGVVPALSLPLPSSSQLVSVPLAPRETRGIVLARRHDRSLSPAAEAVWQMIRRMALPAG, encoded by the coding sequence ATGAATGTGACGCTGCGCCAGTTGCGCGTCTTCCTTGCCGTGGCACGCGCGCACAGCTTCAGTCGCGCGGGCGACACGATCGGCCTGACCCAGCCGGCCGTCAGCCGGTCGATCTCGGAGCTGGAAGGCGAACTGGGGCTCAAGCTGCTTGACCGCACCACGCGCGAGGTGGTGCTGACCGAGGTGGGGCGCTCGCTGGCGACGGCGCTCGAGCGCCTCGTCGCCGACCTGGACGACACGCTGCACCAGGCGCGCCAGGTGGGCGAGCAGCGGCGCGGCCGCGTGGTGGTGGCGTCGAGCCCGACGGTGTCGACGCGGCTGATGCCGCTCTACGTGGCCGAGTGCGCCAAGCGCTATCCCGACATCCGCATGATCGTGCGCGATTCGGTGCAGGTCGATACGCTGCAGCTGATCCGCGGCGGCGGCGCCGACTTCGGCGTGGTGATCGAGCCGCTGGACACCGAGGGCCTGTGGACCGAGCCGCTGCTGACCGATCCGTTCTGCCTGGTGTGCCGGCGCGACCATCCGTTCGCGCGGCGCGGCAGCGTGCGCTGGAAAGAGCTGCACCGCACCGCCATCGTGCTGCTCGACCACGCTTCCGGCAGCCGTCCGCTGCTCGACCGCATCTTTCTGCGCCACGGCGTGCAGCCCGATGTGGCGCAGGAGATGGGGCATACCGCCGCCGTGTTCGGCATGGTGGAGGCCGGCATCGGCGCGGGCGTGGTGCCGGCGCTTTCGCTGCCGCTGCCGTCGTCGTCGCAACTGGTGTCGGTGCCGCTTGCGCCGCGCGAGACGCGCGGCATCGTATTGGCGCGGCGGCATGACCGCTCGCTGTCGCCGGCGGCCGAGGCGGTATGGCAGATGATCCGCCGCATGGCGCTGCCGGCCGGCTAG
- the ybaK gene encoding Cys-tRNA(Pro) deacylase, producing MSKPRHVSETPATQFLKAHGIAYTEHAYDYVDHGGTTESSRQLGVDEHHVIKTLVMEDEQAKPLIVLMHGDCSVSTKNLARQAGRKSVQPCKPEVAQRHSGYQVGGTSPFGVRKAMPVYVEASVLALERIYINGGRRGFLVSLAPAVLTTLLHAQPVQCANPA from the coding sequence ATGAGCAAACCCCGCCACGTTTCCGAGACGCCCGCCACGCAGTTCCTGAAGGCGCACGGCATCGCCTACACCGAACACGCCTACGACTACGTCGACCACGGCGGCACCACCGAATCGTCGCGCCAGCTGGGCGTGGACGAGCATCACGTGATCAAGACGCTGGTGATGGAAGACGAGCAGGCCAAGCCGCTGATCGTGCTGATGCACGGCGACTGCTCGGTCTCCACCAAAAACCTCGCGCGCCAGGCCGGCCGCAAGAGCGTGCAGCCCTGCAAGCCGGAGGTGGCGCAGCGGCACAGCGGCTACCAGGTCGGCGGCACCTCGCCGTTCGGCGTGCGCAAGGCGATGCCGGTCTATGTGGAAGCCTCGGTGCTGGCGCTGGAGCGCATCTACATCAACGGCGGCCGGCGCGGCTTCCTGGTGAGCCTGGCGCCCGCCGTGCTGACCACACTGCTCCATGCCCAGCCGGTGCAGTGCGCCAACCCCGCCTGA
- the queG gene encoding tRNA epoxyqueuosine(34) reductase QueG → MSGTPTSLPEPGLDARLPADEAGMAALVAQIRSWGTELGFDAIRIADIDLSHAEDGLRTWLAQGFHGDMDYMANHGMLRARPAELVAGTVRAIVARMPYVPHRGAAPAAGDDWRAIEWDRLRRPEDATVSLYARGRDYHKVLRQRLQKLAERIAGAVGPYGYRVFTDSAPVLEVALATNGGLGWRGKHTLLLDRDAGSMFFLGEILIDLPLPVDPPVTPRCGHCTRCIEVCPTQAIVAPYVVDARRCISYLTIEHKGAIPVELRAAMGNHVYGCDDCQLACPWNKFAVHASLPDFDVRNGLDATALVDLFGWTEDQFNQRLEGSPIRRIGHERWLRNLAVALGNALRAPLPEPAHARLRAALLTRAEDPSALVREHVAWALAQ, encoded by the coding sequence ATGTCCGGAACCCCCACGTCACTGCCCGAACCGGGTCTCGATGCGCGCCTGCCCGCCGATGAGGCCGGGATGGCCGCGCTTGTCGCACAGATCCGTTCCTGGGGCACCGAACTCGGCTTCGACGCCATCCGCATCGCCGACATTGACCTGTCGCACGCCGAAGACGGGCTGCGGACGTGGCTTGCGCAGGGGTTTCACGGTGACATGGATTATATGGCGAACCATGGCATGCTCCGCGCACGTCCGGCCGAGCTTGTTGCCGGAACGGTACGCGCCATCGTCGCGCGGATGCCGTATGTGCCACATCGCGGCGCGGCTCCGGCTGCCGGCGACGACTGGCGCGCCATCGAATGGGACCGCCTGCGCCGCCCCGAAGACGCCACCGTCTCGCTCTATGCGCGCGGCCGCGACTACCACAAGGTGCTGCGCCAGCGCCTGCAGAAGCTGGCCGAGCGGATCGCCGGCGCGGTCGGGCCCTACGGCTATCGCGTCTTCACCGATTCGGCGCCGGTGCTGGAAGTCGCGCTGGCGACCAACGGCGGGCTGGGCTGGCGCGGCAAGCACACGCTGCTGCTCGACCGCGACGCCGGCTCGATGTTCTTCCTCGGCGAGATCCTGATCGACCTGCCGCTGCCGGTGGACCCGCCCGTCACGCCCCGCTGCGGCCATTGCACACGCTGCATCGAGGTCTGCCCCACGCAGGCCATCGTCGCACCCTACGTGGTGGATGCGCGCCGCTGCATCTCGTATCTCACCATCGAGCACAAGGGCGCGATTCCGGTCGAGCTGCGCGCGGCGATGGGCAACCACGTGTACGGCTGCGACGATTGCCAGCTGGCCTGTCCGTGGAACAAGTTCGCCGTGCATGCGAGCCTGCCGGATTTCGACGTGCGCAACGGCCTCGATGCCACGGCGCTGGTCGATCTGTTCGGCTGGACGGAAGACCAGTTCAACCAGCGGCTGGAAGGCAGTCCGATTCGCCGCATCGGGCACGAGCGCTGGCTGCGCAATCTCGCCGTGGCGCTGGGCAATGCGCTGCGGGCGCCGTTGCCCGAGCCCGCGCACGCACGGCTGCGTGCCGCGCTGCTCACGCGCGCGGAGGATCCCTCCGCACTGGTGCGCGAGCACGTGGCGTGGGCGCTGGCTCAATAG